In the Azospirillum humicireducens genome, GGCGGTAGAGGGAGTTGAACGCGGAGCGGCGGCAGTTCCCTCTCCCACCGCAGGTGGGGGAGGGCTAGGGAGGGGGCAATCGCCAGCCGACACCCCGCCACCTCCCCCACTGACGCCAAGCCCAAGATCGCGTACAAAGGCGCAGGATCCTTGCCTTGCGGAGACTGCGCCCGTCATGACCCTGCGCCGCCTGATCGTCCTGCTGTTCTTGCTGTCATGGTGCGGACCGGCCCTGGCCGAAGGGCTGGTGCAGACGCCGCTGTCGATCCCCGCGCGCTTTCCAGACGGCACGTCCGCCACGCTGGAGGCGATGCTGGTCCGGCCCGACGGTCCCGGCCCCTACCCCATCGCGATCATCAGCCATGGCACGCCGCGCGATCCGGCGGATCGGGCCCAGCTGACGCCGCTGCGCTTCCTGCCGGAAGCCCGTGAATTCGCCCGGCGCGGCTGGGCGACGGCGGTGGTGCTGCGGCGCGGCTATGGCGGATCGGACGGGCCCTACAGCGAGTCGACCGGTTCCTGCAACAACCCCGACTATCTGCACTCCGCCCGGCAGAGCGCCGAGGATTTGCGTCAGGCGGTCCGCTATCTGTCGGCCCAGCCCTACGCCGATGCCGGCCGGATCATTGCGGTGGGAGTGTCGGCCGGCGGCCTTGCCAGCGTCGCGCTGAGCGCCGACCCGCCGCCGGGGCTGCGGGCGGTGATCAGCTTCGCCGGCGGCCGCGGCTCCATCGCCGACAATGAGGTCTGCCGGGAGGAGCGGCTGGTTGCCGCCTTCGGCACGCTGGGCCGCAGCTCGCCCGTTCCGAACCTGTGGGTCTATGCGGAGAACGACCTGTTCTTCGGCCCGGATCTCGCGAGCCGCCTGTGGGAGGCCTTCACCCGCGAGGGCGGCCGGGGCGAGTTCATCGCCGCACCGCCCCATGGCAGGGACGGACATTCCTTCTTCACCGCCGGCATCCAGGACTGGACGCCGATGGTCGACCGGTTCCTGGCGCAGAACGGCCTGGTGCCGCGCCGGACGCCCATCGCGCTGACCCTGCCGGCCCTGCCGCCGCCGCCCGAACTGTCCGCCGCCAACCGGTCCAAGTTCCCCGCCTATGTCGCGGCCGGCGGCAACAAGGCCTTCGCCGTGTCGCCCGACGGCGCCTATGGCTGGAAATCCGGCCTGCGCAGCCTGGACGAGGCGCAGAAGGGAGCCTTGGAGACCTGCGCGATGCACACACGGCAAAGCTGCCGCATCGCCTATCTGAACGACCGCCCGGCGGGCGCCGGTGCCGACATGGCGGCACCCGCCGTACAGGAGGGACCACGCGGCACATCCGTCAGGCTGGAGCCGCCGCCCGAACTGTCGGACGCCAACCGGTCCAAATTCGGCGCCTATGTCGAAGCCCCCGGCCGCAAGGCCTTCGCGGTGTCGCGGGACGGCGCCTTCGGCTGGAAGTCCGGCATGTCCAGCGAGGATGCCGCCCGCCGCGGCGCCCTGGACAATTGCGCCAAATACACCCGCCACACCTGCTATGTCGTGATCGTCGACGACCGGCCGCTGCGGTGAGGACCGGTTGGGGAACCGCACTGCCGCATCCGGCAAAGGAAAAGGCCCGTCCGGCACACCGGACGGGCCTTTTTCGTGACCTGATCCCACCTCAGCGCGGGGCGAGCACCATGACCATCTGGCGGCCTTCGAGCTTCGGCATCTGCTCGACCTTTGCCAGTTCGTCCAGCTCGTCGCGGACGCGGACCAGCACGTTCATACCCAGATCCTGGTGCGCCATTTCACGGCCGCGGAAGCGCATGGTCACCTTGACCTTGTCGCCTTCCTCAAGGAAACGGCGCGCCGAGCGCATCTTCACGTCATAGTCGTTGTCATCGATGTTGGGCCGGAGCTTGATCTCCTTGACCTCGATGATCTTCTGCTTCTTGCGGGCTTCGTTCGCCTTCTTCTGCGCCTCATACTTGAACTTGCCATAGTCGAGGATTTTGCAGACAGGCGGTTCCGCCTGGGGAGCCACCTCGACCAGGTCGAGGCCGGCATCCTCAGCGGCCAGCAAGGCATCGCGCAACGACACCACCCCGATCATCTCGCCATCGGCACCGACGAGACGAACGGAACGAGCCGAGATCTCCCGGTTAACCCGCGGGCCATCGCGGGTCGGGGCGGCTTCGGACGGAATCCTGGCTATGGACGCTTCTCCATGGTCTGAAACCACGCGGAAGCCGGCCGTCCAGAGGAACGGCCGGCGGCGTCACGCGGTCGGTTAAAACGGCGAATCGGTCACGGTCTCGCCGGCAGGCGATCTCGCTTCCTCGACAAGTTTAGCCACAGCGGCGTCAAGGGCAAGAATTTCCTGATCCTTACCACCCAGCACGCGCAGCGCGACCGTCCGTTCATCCGCTTCCCGCTTTCCGACAACCAGCATCAGCGGCACCTTCTGCAGGCTGTGCTCGCGGACCTTCAGGTTGATCTTCTCGTTGCGGGTGTCGAGTTCGACGCGCAGGCCCTTGCGTTTCAGCAGGGCGGCGACTTCCTCGGCATAACCATCGGCCTCGCTGGTGATGGTGGCGACGGTCACCTGGACCGGCGACAGCCACAGCGGGAACTTGCCAGCATAATGTTCGATCAGCATGCCGATGAAGCGCTCCATCGACCCCAGGATCGCGCGGTGCAGCATGATCGGCCGGTGGCGCGCGCCATCCTCGCCGATGTAGCTGGCATCGAGGCGTTCCGGCAGGTTCGGATCGTACTGCAGCGTGCCGCACTGCCAGGTCCGGCCGATGGCGTCGGTCAGGTGGAATTCCACCTTCGGACCGTAGAAGGCGCCCTCGCCCGGCAGTTCCTCATACTCCAGCCCGGCGTCGCGCAGCGCCTGGGCCAGCGCCCCTTCGGCGCGGTCCCACAGCTCGTCGGCGCCGGTGCGGACGTCCGGACGCAGCGCCAATTTCACCGAGATCTTGTCGAAGCCCAGATCCTTGTAGACGCCGAGCTGCAGCTTGAAATACTCGGCCGCTTCGCTCTGCACCTGATCCTCGGTGCAGAAGATATGGGCGTCGTCCTGGGTGAAGGCGCGCACGCGCATGATGCCGTGCAGCGCGCCCGACGGCTCGTTGCGGTGGCAGGCGCCGAACTCCGCCATGCGGATCGGCAGGTCGCGGTAGGAGCGCAGGCCGTGGCGGAAGATCTGGACATGGCCGGGGCAGTTCATCGGCTTGATGCCCAGCAGCTTCTCGCCGCCGTCAGCCTCCACCTTGAACATGTTGTCGCCATACATGTCCCAGTGGCCCGACGCCTTGAACAGCGAGCTGTCGATCAGCTGCGGCGTCTTGACCTCGACATAGCCGGCGGCCTTCAGCTTGGTGCGGATGTAGGTTTCCAGCGTCCGGTAGAGCGTCCAGCCCTTCGGATGCCAGAAGACCGAGCCGACCGCCTCTTCCTGCACATGGAACAGGTCGAGTTCCTTGCCCAGCTTGCGGTGGTCGCGCTTCTCCGCCTCCTCGATCTGGTGCAGGTAGGCCTTCAGCTCCTTCTCGTCGCGCCAGGCGGTGCCGTAGATGCGCTGGAGCATGGGGTTGCGGCTGTCGCCGCGCCAGTAGGCGCCGGCCACCTTCATCAGCTTGAAGCCCTGCCCGACCTTGCCGGTGGTCATGGCATGGGGCCCGCGGCACAGATCCAGCCAGTCGCCCTGGCGGTAGATCGACACCGGCTCGCCCTGCGGGATCGCCTCGATCAGCTCGGCCTTGTAATGCTCGCCGAGATTCTTGAAGTAGGCGACCGCCTCGTCGCGGTCCCAGACCTCGCGGACGATGGGGATGTCGGCCCCGACGATCTCGCGCATCTTCGCCTCGATCTTCTCCAGATCCTCGGGCGTGAACGGCTCGTCGCGCGCGAAGTCATAATAGAAGCCGGTGGCGATCGACGGGCCGATGGTGACCTGCGTGCCGGGATAGAGCTTCTGCACCGCATCGGCCAGCACATGGGCGGCGTCGTGGCGGATGACCTCGAGAGCGTCGGCGTGGGTGCGCGTGACGATCTCGATCTTGGCGTTGGTAGTGACGGTGGTGGTGAGGTCCTTCACCGTGCCGTCGATCTTGACGGCAAGCGCATCTTTGGCCAGGCGCGAACCGATGGACTGGGCAATCTCGAGCCCCGTCACCGGCCGGTCGAACTCCCGCACGCTGCCGTCGGGCAGCGTGATGGCGATGTTGGACGTCACCGAAGTCACCATTTACTAGTGTTGGTCTCACCCGCATCGGGTGCCCGGACAGGACCGGGAACGCGAAATTTCCATCGCCGCGTGGGGGAATGTCAAGCGCGGTGGCGGAAATCAAGGCAAGCGCTGCCCAAGCACTTGCCCCCACCCTAACCCTCCCCCGCTGAGCGGGGGAGGGTTAGGGGGGGGTCTAACGCCCTCTCACTCCGGCTTCCGGCTCAGCCGCGGTTCGCCGAACAGGTAGCCCTGGCCGAAGTCGAAGCCGGTGTCGAGCACCTCGACCAGCTGGTTCTCGGTCTCGATCTTCTCGACGATCAGGTCGATGCCCTCGGCGGCGCAACGGCGGCGCAACTCACGGATCCGTTCGGCGTTGGCGGGGTCGAGCACCAGCGCGCGGTCCAGCTTGATGCAACGGAACTCGTGGCGCAGCAGCCGGTCCAAATCGATGCCGAGGTCGGTCACCTGATCCATCGAGAAGCGGAAGCCGAGCCGCGCCAGTTGCGACAGGATGCCCATCGTCACCGCCCCGCCGACGCTCAGGGCATGCTGGCTCAGCTCGAAGACCAGCTTCGGCACCAGGGCGTGGTTCTGCGCCATCATGTTCAGGAACTGGCGCATGAACTCCGCATCGGCCAGCGTCGCGGCAGAGATGTTGGCGAAGAAGCCGATGGCGTGCTGGCGCCGCTCCGTCTCGCGGATCAGCTGGACGCAGCGCACCAGCTGGAGATTGTCGATGGTGGCGATCAGCCCCTCGCGCTCGGCAATGTCGAGATAGCGGTCGGGCATGATCTGCTGCCCATCGGCCGACCGCACGCGCGAGAACACCTCGTAGAAGCGATGCTTGCGCTGCGGCAGGCTGACGATGGGCTGGAGATAGACGTCGATGCGGTCGGCCTTCAGCGCGTCGCGGACCGCCTCCAGAACGGCGGCATCGTCCATGGGCGCGGCGGCGGGCGGAGCCGGCTGTGGAGCGGGGGACGGCGTCGCGGCCGGACGGCGCGCGCCGCCGGGCGTGCCGCCGGGGTCGCTGCTGGGCGCCGGCGGGCGCGGAGCGCGCCGCTCGGTCAGGCGGGCGACCAGCGACTGCAGGAGCTTCACCTCCTGCATCACCGCATCGTAGCGCGCGCTGCTTTCCGGCGCGGCGCCATGGTCCGATGCAGGGCGCTGCTCCAGCAGATGGGCCAGCTCCTCCACACGGTCGCTCAGCCGGGCAATGCGGCGGGCAGCCTTGCTCTCGCGCTCCAGCCGGGTCACCACATCATGCACCAGCGCCCCGGCCAGAACCACCAGCGCGCCGGCCAGCCACGCCACCAGCGGATCGGCCTCCGGGCGTAGCGCCCACAGGGCGGCGCCGGCCGAAATTCCGGCGATCAGGTAAGCCAGCGCATAGACAAGGTGCGTCAGCAAGGTCATCGCGGGAATCACACTGGTGAAAAGGGCAGGGCCGGATCGGAGATCGGCGGTCAGGGCCTTCATCGGATGCGGAGCCTTCGGCACGAGCATGGCACGGACCGGGCGGACATCCCCGATCACTGTCGGGGCACCCGCTTGACGATCCGTTAATGCTACGCCGCTGCCGGCTCCGCCCTGCGCGGGATCAGCGGAGATCGGCCCCCACCGCCTCGGCGACCGAGCTGAAGCCGTCGCGGCGCAGCAGCTCCGCCAGCTCGCGACGGATGCGGTGGACCACCGCCGGCCCGGCATAGACCATCGCCGAATAGAGCTGGACCAGCGAGGCGCCGGCCCGGATCTTGGCATAGGCGTCCTCGCCGGTCGCCACGCCGCCCACCCCGACGATCGGCAGCTTGCCGCCGGTCAGCGCGTAGATCTCGCGCAGGACGGAGGTCGACGGCTCGAACAGCGGACGGCCGGACAGGCCGCCGGCCTCGCTGCGCATCGCCGCCGGGATGCTGTCGGGCCGGGCGATGGTGGTGTTGGAGACGATCAGGCCGTCGATGCCGGACTCCAGCGCCACCGCGGCGATGTCGCTCTTGTCCTCCACCGTCAGGTCGGGCGCGATCTTCAGCAGCAGCGGCGGATTGCGGGTCAGGCCGCAGGACGCCCGCGCTTCCAGCACCCGATCCAGCAGGGCGCGCAACGGGTCGCGGCCCTGCAGCGCGCGCAGGCCCGGCGTGTTGGGGGACGAGACGTTGACGACCAGATAGTCGGCCAGCGGCGCCAGCCGGCGCACGCCGATCACGTAATCGTCGGCGGCGTCCACCGTGTCCTTGTTCTTGCCCAGGTTGGCGCCGACGATGCCGGGGGCCTGCTTGCCCAGGTCGCGGCGGCGTTCCAGCCGCTGGGCGAAGGCTTCGAGCCCTTCGTTGTTGAAGCCCATGCGGTTGATGACCGCCCGCTGCTCCACCAGCCGGAACAGGCGGGGACGCGGGTTGCCGGGCTGGGGCCGCGGGGTGACGCTTCCGGGCTCGACGAAGCCGAAGCCGAGATTCAGCATGGCGTCGACCACTTCGGCATTCTTGTCGAAGCCGGCGGCGAGCCCGACCGGGTTGGCGAAGTCCAGCCCCCAGACGCGGGTGTGCAGCGCCGGTTCGTCCTTGCCACGGGCCGGCGGGACCAGCCCGGTCTTCAGCGCCTTGATGGTCAGGCCATGCGCGGTCTCGGGGTCGAAGCGGAACAGCAGCGGCCCGGCAAGCGGATAGAGGTCGATCACGGAACGAGGTCCTGGAGGGTGAAGGGAAAGCCGGCGGGGAAGACGTGGCGCCCATCCGGCCCCAGCGGCAGCGGGTCGACCCGCAGCACGGTGTCCACCGGCAACGGCCCGTACAGATGCGGAAACAGCTGTCCGCCGCGCGAAGGTTCCCAACGCAGGGCGGCACCCAGCCGGTCGGCGTCCACCGTCAGCAGCAGCAGGCCGTCCTGGCCGGCGCGATGCTTGGCGGCACTCTCCACCACCTGTCCGGCGGTGGAGAAATGGATGAAGCCGTCCTGGACATCCTGCGACGAACCCGGGTAGCTGCCGGCCTGGCGGGCGGCGTCCCACTCGTCCGCGCGGCACATGTGGTGGATGATTCGGTCGGTCATGATGGTCGGACACTATCCCAAGGCGCGGCCACCGGCCAGATACATCAAAGCCGCAGCCTGAAAGCCGCAGTTACCGGCGGTGCGGGGTGTCCGGCCCGGTCCAGTCAGGCCGGGCCTCTGCCGCAACGCAAGATCGATTCACCGAATGCAATCCCGCACGCGTCGCGCGTTGCATTTTGCAAAGCACACTCGAAACTATTCGGCATTTTGCGGGTATTTTTGAGTTTCCGGCGCCTTCATTCCTGCTGAAACGGCGGACCATCCAGTTCAACCCCCGCGATTCCAAGCGCTGAAGCCACCTTCGCAGGTTGGCATCGCTTTTGCTGTGACAGAAGCAAGTCAA is a window encoding:
- a CDS encoding CocE/NonD family hydrolase: MTLRRLIVLLFLLSWCGPALAEGLVQTPLSIPARFPDGTSATLEAMLVRPDGPGPYPIAIISHGTPRDPADRAQLTPLRFLPEAREFARRGWATAVVLRRGYGGSDGPYSESTGSCNNPDYLHSARQSAEDLRQAVRYLSAQPYADAGRIIAVGVSAGGLASVALSADPPPGLRAVISFAGGRGSIADNEVCREERLVAAFGTLGRSSPVPNLWVYAENDLFFGPDLASRLWEAFTREGGRGEFIAAPPHGRDGHSFFTAGIQDWTPMVDRFLAQNGLVPRRTPIALTLPALPPPPELSAANRSKFPAYVAAGGNKAFAVSPDGAYGWKSGLRSLDEAQKGALETCAMHTRQSCRIAYLNDRPAGAGADMAAPAVQEGPRGTSVRLEPPPELSDANRSKFGAYVEAPGRKAFAVSRDGAFGWKSGMSSEDAARRGALDNCAKYTRHTCYVVIVDDRPLR
- the infC gene encoding translation initiation factor IF-3, with product MPSEAAPTRDGPRVNREISARSVRLVGADGEMIGVVSLRDALLAAEDAGLDLVEVAPQAEPPVCKILDYGKFKYEAQKKANEARKKQKIIEVKEIKLRPNIDDNDYDVKMRSARRFLEEGDKVKVTMRFRGREMAHQDLGMNVLVRVRDELDELAKVEQMPKLEGRQMVMVLAPR
- the thrS gene encoding threonine--tRNA ligase yields the protein MVTSVTSNIAITLPDGSVREFDRPVTGLEIAQSIGSRLAKDALAVKIDGTVKDLTTTVTTNAKIEIVTRTHADALEVIRHDAAHVLADAVQKLYPGTQVTIGPSIATGFYYDFARDEPFTPEDLEKIEAKMREIVGADIPIVREVWDRDEAVAYFKNLGEHYKAELIEAIPQGEPVSIYRQGDWLDLCRGPHAMTTGKVGQGFKLMKVAGAYWRGDSRNPMLQRIYGTAWRDEKELKAYLHQIEEAEKRDHRKLGKELDLFHVQEEAVGSVFWHPKGWTLYRTLETYIRTKLKAAGYVEVKTPQLIDSSLFKASGHWDMYGDNMFKVEADGGEKLLGIKPMNCPGHVQIFRHGLRSYRDLPIRMAEFGACHRNEPSGALHGIMRVRAFTQDDAHIFCTEDQVQSEAAEYFKLQLGVYKDLGFDKISVKLALRPDVRTGADELWDRAEGALAQALRDAGLEYEELPGEGAFYGPKVEFHLTDAIGRTWQCGTLQYDPNLPERLDASYIGEDGARHRPIMLHRAILGSMERFIGMLIEHYAGKFPLWLSPVQVTVATITSEADGYAEEVAALLKRKGLRVELDTRNEKINLKVREHSLQKVPLMLVVGKREADERTVALRVLGGKDQEILALDAAVAKLVEEARSPAGETVTDSPF
- a CDS encoding EAL domain-containing protein: MTLLTHLVYALAYLIAGISAGAALWALRPEADPLVAWLAGALVVLAGALVHDVVTRLERESKAARRIARLSDRVEELAHLLEQRPASDHGAAPESSARYDAVMQEVKLLQSLVARLTERRAPRPPAPSSDPGGTPGGARRPAATPSPAPQPAPPAAAPMDDAAVLEAVRDALKADRIDVYLQPIVSLPQRKHRFYEVFSRVRSADGQQIMPDRYLDIAEREGLIATIDNLQLVRCVQLIRETERRQHAIGFFANISAATLADAEFMRQFLNMMAQNHALVPKLVFELSQHALSVGGAVTMGILSQLARLGFRFSMDQVTDLGIDLDRLLRHEFRCIKLDRALVLDPANAERIRELRRRCAAEGIDLIVEKIETENQLVEVLDTGFDFGQGYLFGEPRLSRKPE
- a CDS encoding quinone-dependent dihydroorotate dehydrogenase, whose amino-acid sequence is MIDLYPLAGPLLFRFDPETAHGLTIKALKTGLVPPARGKDEPALHTRVWGLDFANPVGLAAGFDKNAEVVDAMLNLGFGFVEPGSVTPRPQPGNPRPRLFRLVEQRAVINRMGFNNEGLEAFAQRLERRRDLGKQAPGIVGANLGKNKDTVDAADDYVIGVRRLAPLADYLVVNVSSPNTPGLRALQGRDPLRALLDRVLEARASCGLTRNPPLLLKIAPDLTVEDKSDIAAVALESGIDGLIVSNTTIARPDSIPAAMRSEAGGLSGRPLFEPSTSVLREIYALTGGKLPIVGVGGVATGEDAYAKIRAGASLVQLYSAMVYAGPAVVHRIRRELAELLRRDGFSSVAEAVGADLR
- a CDS encoding DUF952 domain-containing protein — its product is MTDRIIHHMCRADEWDAARQAGSYPGSSQDVQDGFIHFSTAGQVVESAAKHRAGQDGLLLLTVDADRLGAALRWEPSRGGQLFPHLYGPLPVDTVLRVDPLPLGPDGRHVFPAGFPFTLQDLVP